One segment of Pseudomonas sp. FP2196 DNA contains the following:
- a CDS encoding tripartite tricarboxylate transporter permease — protein sequence MSEFDSLMQGMNLIMTPGHIGLMVIGVLLGILVGVLPGLGAPNGVALLLPLTFTMSPVSAIILLSCMYWGALFGGSITSILFNIPGEPSSVATTFDGYPMAREGRAAEALTAAFSSALIGALAGVLLLTFLSTKIAAFAMSFSSPEFFAVYLLAFCTFIGMSKNPPLKTVVAMMIGFAMAAVGMDTVSGNLRLTFDQPALMTGISFEVAVIGLFGIGEILCTVEEGLVFRGEHARITPMVILRTWAKLPRYWLTIVRSTLVGCWMGITPGGPTAASFMSYSLARRFSKNRDNFGKGELEGVIAPETADHSAGTSALLPMLTLGIPGSATAAVMLGGLMIWGLHPGPTLFVEQHDFVWGLIASMYLGNVVSLIVVLATVPLFASILRIPFSIIAPIIIMVCAIGAYSVHNSFVDVVLMLGFGALGYLFKKLGYPIAPLVLAAVLGDKAEDAFRQSMLFSDGHLGIFWSNPLVGCLTTAALLMLFWPLISKALQVMVGLRKPSAAKPKSVL from the coding sequence ATGAGCGAATTCGATTCCCTGATGCAAGGCATGAACCTGATCATGACCCCGGGCCACATCGGTCTGATGGTGATCGGCGTGCTGCTGGGCATTCTGGTCGGTGTGTTGCCCGGCCTCGGCGCCCCCAACGGCGTTGCGTTGCTGCTGCCTCTGACCTTCACCATGTCGCCGGTGTCGGCGATTATCCTGTTGTCGTGCATGTATTGGGGGGCGTTGTTCGGCGGGTCGATCACCTCGATTCTGTTCAACATCCCCGGTGAGCCGTCATCGGTGGCGACCACCTTCGACGGCTACCCGATGGCCCGTGAAGGCCGCGCCGCCGAAGCCCTCACCGCCGCGTTCAGTTCGGCGCTGATCGGCGCACTGGCCGGCGTGTTGTTGCTGACGTTCCTGTCGACCAAGATCGCCGCGTTCGCCATGTCCTTCAGCTCACCGGAATTCTTTGCGGTATACCTGTTGGCCTTCTGCACGTTCATTGGCATGAGCAAGAACCCACCACTGAAAACCGTGGTGGCGATGATGATCGGTTTCGCCATGGCGGCCGTCGGCATGGACACCGTGTCCGGCAACCTGCGCCTGACCTTCGACCAACCCGCGTTGATGACCGGGATCAGCTTCGAAGTGGCGGTGATCGGACTGTTCGGCATCGGTGAAATCCTCTGCACGGTGGAAGAAGGTCTGGTGTTTCGCGGCGAACATGCGCGCATCACACCGATGGTAATCCTGCGTACCTGGGCAAAACTGCCGCGTTACTGGCTGACCATTGTGCGCAGCACGTTGGTCGGTTGCTGGATGGGCATCACTCCCGGTGGGCCGACGGCGGCTTCGTTCATGAGCTACAGCCTGGCGCGGCGTTTTTCGAAGAATCGCGACAACTTCGGTAAAGGTGAACTGGAAGGCGTGATCGCTCCGGAAACCGCCGACCACTCCGCCGGCACCAGCGCATTGCTGCCGATGCTGACCCTGGGCATTCCCGGTTCGGCCACCGCAGCGGTGATGCTCGGCGGCTTGATGATCTGGGGTCTGCACCCTGGCCCTACCCTGTTCGTCGAGCAGCACGATTTTGTCTGGGGCCTGATCGCCAGCATGTACCTGGGCAACGTGGTGAGCCTGATCGTGGTGTTGGCCACCGTGCCGTTGTTCGCCTCGATCCTGCGCATTCCGTTCTCGATCATCGCGCCGATCATCATCATGGTCTGTGCCATCGGTGCCTACTCGGTGCACAACTCGTTCGTCGATGTGGTGCTGATGCTCGGCTTCGGCGCCCTGGGTTATCTGTTCAAGAAACTCGGCTACCCGATCGCGCCGCTGGTGCTTGCGGCAGTGCTGGGCGACAAGGCTGAAGATGCGTTCCGCCAATCGATGCTGTTCTCCGACGGACACTTGGGGATCTTCTGGTCCAACCCGTTGGTGGGCTGCCTGACCACGGCGGCGTTGCTGATGCTGTTCTGGCCGTTGATCTCCAAGGCGCTGCAAGTCATGGTCGGTTTGCGCAAGCCTTCTGCGGCCAAGCCAAAATCGGTGCTGTGA
- a CDS encoding LysR family transcriptional regulator — translation MTRIPDANVIHSRLRLRQLRLMLALQEFGSLRRAADHIGMTQPAATKMLHEAEDLLGVELFERLPRGMRSTPFGETVIYYARMVFAELSGMREELVALESGNLGRVAVGAIPALASGLLTRTIATLKQSHPRLSMSIQVDTSDVLVQALLQDQLDIVLGRIPAGARAEELLFDSLGEEALCVIAGAQNPLAKEKNLSWAELQNMTWVLQQQPSPMRAIINQVFHNARVDIPSSIVETTSIMTLLSLIQQTDMLGVTPVSVVEDYPGRDLLAVLPIKFEARLPPFGLITRRHRIQSSAMQAFMNSVRAEHALSK, via the coding sequence ATGACCCGAATTCCTGATGCCAACGTGATCCACAGCCGCCTGCGTCTGCGCCAGTTGCGGCTGATGCTGGCGTTGCAGGAATTCGGCTCGCTGCGCCGCGCCGCCGACCACATCGGCATGACTCAACCGGCGGCGACCAAAATGCTGCACGAGGCCGAAGATTTGCTCGGCGTCGAACTGTTCGAGCGCCTGCCCCGAGGCATGCGCTCGACGCCCTTCGGCGAGACGGTGATCTATTACGCGCGCATGGTCTTCGCCGAACTCAGCGGCATGCGTGAAGAATTGGTGGCGCTGGAGTCGGGCAATCTCGGACGGGTTGCGGTCGGGGCGATTCCGGCGCTGGCCTCGGGGTTGCTGACGCGGACTATCGCGACCTTGAAGCAAAGCCATCCACGGTTATCAATGAGCATTCAGGTCGACACCAGCGACGTGCTCGTGCAAGCGCTGCTACAGGATCAACTGGACATCGTGCTGGGGCGAATTCCCGCCGGAGCGCGGGCCGAAGAATTGCTCTTCGACAGTCTCGGCGAAGAAGCCTTGTGCGTGATTGCCGGCGCGCAGAACCCGCTGGCGAAAGAGAAAAACCTCAGCTGGGCAGAATTGCAAAACATGACCTGGGTGCTGCAACAGCAACCGAGTCCGATGCGCGCGATCATCAATCAGGTGTTCCACAACGCCCGGGTCGACATCCCCAGCAGCATCGTCGAAACCACCTCGATCATGACCTTGCTGTCATTGATCCAGCAGACCGACATGCTCGGCGTAACGCCGGTGTCGGTGGTCGAGGACTATCCCGGTCGAGACCTGCTGGCGGTGCTGCCGATCAAGTTTGAAGCGCGATTGCCACCGTTCGGTCTGATTACCCGACGCCACCGTATTCAGTCCTCGGCGATGCAGGCGTTCATGAATTCGGTGCGGGCCGAGCATGCGTTGAGCAAATGA
- a CDS encoding DMT family transporter encodes MFVLSKKSALAATSTSLFVLLWSSGAIFSKWGLAHASPFAFLLIRFAIALCGLVLLIPLLKLKLPKGGRPMLFAIATGVVLLGAYQIFYLLALNTKVTPGVMATIMGVQPILTVVLMERQRSASRMFGLALGLAGLIMVVYQGIGLAGMSWAGMLFGLLALASMTLGSIMQKRITDNPLGTLPVQYLAGLLLCGIFVPFQPFYFEHSAGFIVPVLWMGLVVSVLATLLLYRLIARGNLVNVTSLFYLVPAVTAVMDYLIFGNRLAALSVLGMLLIIVGLAFVFRKTV; translated from the coding sequence ATGTTTGTCCTTTCGAAAAAGTCTGCGCTCGCGGCGACGTCCACGAGCCTGTTCGTTCTACTGTGGAGCAGTGGGGCGATTTTCTCCAAATGGGGCTTGGCCCACGCGTCACCGTTTGCCTTTCTGCTGATTCGCTTTGCCATTGCCCTGTGCGGGTTGGTGCTGCTGATTCCGTTGCTCAAGCTGAAGTTGCCCAAGGGCGGCAGGCCGATGCTGTTTGCGATTGCCACGGGTGTGGTGTTGTTGGGGGCGTATCAGATTTTCTATCTGCTGGCCCTCAACACCAAAGTCACCCCGGGGGTGATGGCGACCATCATGGGCGTGCAACCGATTCTCACGGTGGTGTTGATGGAGCGGCAGCGCTCGGCCAGCCGGATGTTCGGGCTGGCACTAGGGTTGGCCGGTCTGATCATGGTGGTGTATCAGGGGATCGGTCTGGCCGGGATGTCGTGGGCGGGGATGCTGTTCGGTTTGCTGGCGCTGGCGAGCATGACCCTTGGTTCAATCATGCAGAAGCGCATCACCGACAATCCTCTCGGCACGCTGCCGGTGCAGTATCTGGCCGGACTGTTGTTGTGTGGGATCTTCGTGCCGTTCCAGCCGTTTTATTTCGAGCACAGCGCGGGTTTCATCGTGCCGGTGTTGTGGATGGGGCTGGTGGTCTCGGTGCTGGCGACGCTGTTGCTGTATCGGCTGATCGCGCGGGGCAATCTGGTGAATGTCACCAGCCTGTTTTATCTGGTGCCGGCGGTGACGGCGGTGATGGACTACCTGATTTTCGGTAATCGTCTCGCCGCTCTCAGCGTCTTGGGCATGCTGCTGATCATCGTCGGTCTGGCATTCGTCTTCCGTAAAACAGTGTAA
- a CDS encoding DUF748 domain-containing protein, whose protein sequence is MKRRYSWPLGIFAGIVVLLIALHIALPYMVRDYLNGKLANMGDYRGQITDVDLAWWRGAYKINGLKIVKVDGKVPVPFVNAPLIDLSVSWHSLWYDHAVVAEVQFINPEVNFVDGGNKQNSQTGKGTNWREQLGKLLPITLDEVQIHDGKISFRNFNSKPPVNMNATNVDASIYNLTNVVDKEGKRDARFEGKALLLGHAPLETSATFDPLSNFEDFQFRLRARDIELKRMNDFASAYGKFDFNAGHGDVVIEAQAKKAQVSGYIKPLLRDVEVFNWQQDVENQNKSIFRSVWEALVGGTETVLKNQAKNQFATKVELSGNVHQQNISAFEAFLQILRNGFVQAFNARYERPKPDAG, encoded by the coding sequence ATGAAGCGTCGTTACAGCTGGCCGTTAGGGATCTTCGCGGGGATTGTCGTGCTGTTGATTGCACTGCACATCGCCCTGCCGTACATGGTGCGCGACTATCTGAACGGCAAACTGGCGAACATGGGTGATTACCGTGGACAGATCACCGATGTCGACCTGGCGTGGTGGCGCGGTGCTTACAAGATCAACGGCCTGAAAATCGTCAAGGTCGACGGCAAAGTGCCTGTGCCTTTCGTCAATGCGCCGCTGATTGATCTGTCTGTGAGCTGGCATTCGCTCTGGTACGACCATGCCGTGGTGGCGGAGGTGCAGTTCATCAACCCCGAAGTGAACTTCGTCGATGGTGGCAATAAACAGAACTCCCAGACAGGTAAAGGCACCAACTGGCGTGAGCAATTGGGCAAATTGCTACCGATCACCCTCGACGAAGTACAGATTCACGACGGCAAAATAAGCTTTCGCAACTTCAATTCCAAACCACCCGTAAACATGAACGCCACTAACGTCGACGCGAGCATTTACAACCTGACCAACGTTGTCGACAAGGAAGGCAAACGCGACGCTCGCTTCGAAGGCAAGGCCCTGCTGCTCGGCCACGCACCGCTGGAAACCAGTGCCACATTCGATCCGCTGAGTAACTTCGAAGACTTCCAGTTCCGCCTCCGCGCCCGCGATATCGAACTCAAGCGCATGAACGACTTTGCCTCGGCCTACGGCAAGTTCGACTTCAACGCCGGCCACGGCGATGTAGTGATCGAAGCCCAAGCGAAAAAAGCCCAGGTCAGCGGCTACATCAAGCCGCTGCTGCGCGATGTCGAAGTATTCAACTGGCAGCAAGACGTGGAAAACCAGAACAAGAGCATCTTCCGCTCTGTCTGGGAAGCACTGGTGGGCGGCACGGAAACCGTGCTGAAGAATCAGGCCAAAAACCAGTTCGCCACCAAAGTCGAGCTCAGCGGCAACGTGCATCAGCAAAATATCAGCGCGTTCGAAGCGTTTTTGCAGATTTTGCGCAATGGATTCGTACAGGCATTCAATGCGCGGTATGAGCGGCCGAAGCCGGATGCGGGTTAG
- the cysK gene encoding cysteine synthase A: protein MSRIFADNAHSIGNTPLVQINRIAPRGVTILAKIEGRNPGYSVKCRIGANMIWDAESSGKLKPGMTIVEPTSGNTGIGLAFVAAARGYKLMLTMPASMSIERRKVLKALGAELVLTEPAKGMKGAIEKAAEIVASDADKYFMPAQFDNPANPAIHEKTTGPEIWNDTDGAVDVLVAGVGTGGTITGVSRYIKNTQGKPILSVAVEPASSPVITQARAGEEIKPSPHKIQGIGAGFVPKNLDMSMVDRVEQVTDEESKAMALRLMQEEGILCGISCGAAMAVAVRLAETPEMQGKTIVVILPDSGERYLSSMLFSDLFTEQENQQ, encoded by the coding sequence ATGAGCCGTATTTTTGCTGACAACGCCCATTCCATCGGCAACACGCCGCTGGTGCAGATCAACCGCATCGCGCCGCGTGGCGTGACCATTCTGGCCAAGATCGAAGGGCGCAACCCCGGTTATTCGGTCAAGTGCCGTATCGGCGCCAACATGATCTGGGACGCCGAAAGCAGCGGCAAACTCAAGCCGGGCATGACCATCGTCGAGCCGACTTCGGGCAATACCGGCATCGGCCTGGCCTTCGTGGCGGCCGCTCGTGGCTACAAATTGATGCTGACCATGCCCGCGTCGATGAGTATCGAACGCCGTAAAGTGCTCAAGGCACTGGGCGCCGAACTGGTGCTGACCGAGCCGGCCAAGGGCATGAAAGGCGCGATCGAGAAGGCCGCCGAGATTGTTGCCAGCGATGCGGACAAATACTTCATGCCGGCGCAGTTCGATAACCCGGCCAACCCGGCCATTCACGAAAAAACCACCGGCCCGGAAATCTGGAATGACACCGATGGCGCCGTGGATGTGTTGGTCGCAGGGGTCGGCACCGGCGGAACCATCACTGGCGTTTCGCGGTATATCAAGAATACCCAGGGTAAACCGATTCTTTCGGTGGCCGTGGAGCCGGCCTCGTCGCCAGTGATTACCCAGGCACGGGCCGGCGAAGAGATCAAACCGAGCCCGCACAAGATTCAGGGCATCGGCGCAGGTTTCGTGCCGAAAAACCTTGATATGTCGATGGTCGACCGGGTAGAGCAAGTGACCGACGAGGAGTCTAAAGCCATGGCCCTGCGCCTGATGCAGGAAGAAGGCATCTTGTGCGGCATTTCCTGCGGGGCGGCAATGGCAGTCGCGGTGCGTTTGGCCGAAACGCCTGAGATGCAGGGCAAGACCATCGTGGTGATTCTGCCGGACTCCGGTGAGCGTTATCTGTCGAGCATGCTGTTCAGCGATCTCTTCACCGAGCAGGAGAACCAGCAGTAA
- a CDS encoding aspartyl/asparaginyl beta-hydroxylase domain-containing protein — protein sequence MTFSFAAKASVLLLFLGSTLYVHLRGKARLPVLRQFVNHSALFAPYNALMYLFSAVPSKPYLDRSKFPELDVLRDNWETIRDEAMHLFDEGYIRAAEKNNDAGFGSFFKKGWKRFYLKWYDKPLPSAETLCPKTVALVSAIPNVKGAMFALLPGGSHLNPHRDPFAGSLRYHLGLSTPNSDDCRIFVDGQVYAWRDGEDVMFDETYVHWVKNETDKTRVILFCDIERPLSNPLMTRINRFISGWLGRATAPQNLDDERVGGINQAYAWSKNFSDKFSGVVKQWKRRHPKAYRVLRPVLAVVVLTLLGYWLFG from the coding sequence ATGACCTTTTCGTTTGCCGCCAAGGCTTCGGTGTTGCTGCTGTTTCTGGGCAGCACGCTCTATGTGCATTTGCGCGGCAAGGCGCGTTTGCCGGTATTGCGTCAGTTCGTCAACCACTCGGCGCTGTTCGCCCCCTACAACGCCTTGATGTACCTGTTCTCCGCTGTACCGTCCAAGCCGTACCTGGATCGCAGCAAATTCCCGGAGCTGGATGTGCTGCGCGATAACTGGGAAACCATCCGCGACGAAGCCATGCACCTGTTCGACGAGGGTTACATCCGCGCCGCCGAGAAGAACAACGACGCGGGTTTCGGTTCCTTCTTCAAGAAGGGCTGGAAGCGTTTCTATCTCAAGTGGTACGACAAACCGCTACCGTCGGCCGAAACCCTGTGCCCGAAAACCGTGGCGCTGGTCAGTGCCATTCCGAATGTCAAAGGCGCGATGTTCGCGCTGCTGCCGGGCGGCAGCCACCTCAATCCGCACCGCGATCCGTTTGCCGGTTCCCTGCGCTATCACCTCGGTCTGTCGACACCGAACTCCGACGACTGCCGGATCTTCGTCGATGGTCAGGTCTACGCCTGGCGCGACGGTGAAGACGTGATGTTCGACGAGACCTATGTGCATTGGGTCAAGAACGAAACCGACAAGACCCGTGTCATCCTGTTCTGCGACATCGAACGTCCGCTGAGCAACCCTTTGATGACCCGCATCAACCGTTTCATCAGTGGCTGGCTCGGTCGCGCGACTGCGCCACAGAATCTTGACGATGAACGCGTCGGCGGGATCAACCAGGCCTACGCCTGGAGCAAGAACTTCAGTGACAAGTTCAGCGGTGTGGTCAAACAGTGGAAACGCCGTCATCCGAAAGCCTACCGTGTGCTGCGGCCGGTGTTGGCGGTGGTGGTCTTGACGTTGCTCGGGTATTGGCTGTTTGGTTGA